A stretch of Spirosoma oryzicola DNA encodes these proteins:
- the hemN gene encoding oxygen-independent coproporphyrinogen III oxidase has protein sequence MNALIQKYNVPGPRYTSYPTVPFWDESMFSETAWVRNLRRAFSVSNSTTGISLYIHLPYCESLCTFCGCNKRITRNHNVEGPYVDALLTEWNTYCDLLQSAGSERPRIAELHLGGGTPSFFSSDQLNRLLTGIFSQATPAESTDYGWEGHPNNTTREHLQTLYDFGFRRVSFGVQDYDPKVQRAIHRIQPFENVKQVTDWARQIGYTSISHDLMFGLPFQTADAITNTIYKTLTLRPDRIAFYSYAHVPWIEGVNGQRGFQDKDLPTGDQKRILYETGRDLLEQAGYVEIGMDHFALSHDSLYKSLKNKTLHRNFMGYTTTQTRLLLGLGASSISDVWSAFAQNEKDLDTYINRANAGELPLLRGHVLDDQDQFLRRQILNIMCQGQTQWPLGSWSRKEWEVLSARLESFWLDGLLDYDVEGLRVHSEGRPFLRNICMAFDERLNYAQPQTRLFSQTV, from the coding sequence ATGAACGCACTCATTCAGAAATACAACGTTCCCGGTCCGCGCTATACCAGTTACCCAACCGTACCATTCTGGGATGAATCTATGTTCAGCGAAACGGCCTGGGTACGCAACCTGCGCCGGGCTTTTTCGGTCAGCAACAGCACAACGGGCATCAGCCTGTACATTCACCTGCCCTACTGCGAAAGCCTGTGTACGTTCTGTGGTTGCAACAAGCGCATCACCCGGAACCACAATGTCGAAGGTCCGTACGTCGACGCACTGCTGACCGAGTGGAATACCTACTGTGATCTACTTCAGAGTGCCGGATCGGAACGCCCGCGCATTGCCGAACTTCATCTGGGCGGGGGTACGCCGAGCTTTTTTTCGTCGGACCAGCTTAACCGCTTGTTAACCGGCATTTTCAGTCAGGCCACGCCAGCCGAATCGACCGATTATGGCTGGGAAGGACACCCCAACAATACCACCCGCGAGCATTTGCAAACGCTTTACGATTTTGGCTTCCGGCGCGTGAGCTTTGGCGTGCAGGACTACGACCCGAAAGTCCAGCGGGCCATTCACCGCATTCAGCCGTTCGAGAACGTGAAGCAGGTGACGGACTGGGCGCGGCAGATTGGCTATACGTCGATCAGCCATGATCTAATGTTTGGGCTACCCTTTCAGACCGCCGATGCGATCACCAACACCATTTACAAAACGCTGACGCTCCGCCCCGACCGCATCGCGTTTTACTCCTACGCACACGTCCCCTGGATCGAAGGCGTCAACGGACAGCGGGGTTTTCAGGACAAGGATTTGCCCACCGGCGATCAGAAACGCATCCTCTACGAAACCGGACGCGACTTACTGGAACAGGCGGGATACGTCGAGATCGGAATGGACCATTTTGCCCTTTCTCACGACTCCCTGTACAAATCCCTGAAAAACAAGACACTGCATCGGAACTTCATGGGCTACACCACGACCCAGACGCGCCTGTTGCTCGGTCTTGGGGCATCGTCCATCAGCGATGTCTGGTCGGCGTTTGCCCAGAATGAGAAAGACCTGGATACGTATATAAACCGGGCCAATGCCGGAGAACTTCCGCTGCTGCGGGGGCACGTCCTCGATGATCAGGACCAGTTTTTACGCCGACAGATCTTGAACATCATGTGTCAGGGGCAGACGCAATGGCCGCTGGGCAGCTGGTCAAGAAAGGAATGGGAAGTGTTGAGCGCCCGACTGGAATCGTTCTGGCTCGACGGACTGCTGGATTACGATGTGGAAGGCTTGCGCGTCCATTCAGAAGGGCGGCCATTTCTACGCAACATCTGCATGGCCTTCGATGAACGGCTCAATTACGCCCAACCCCAAACGCGCCTGTTCTCTCAGACAGTATAA